The genomic stretch tgtgcatTAACACTTTtcaatccacacccagcagccaatcagagtagAGTATTCACCTGGAATATGGTATAAACCACGTCGAACTTTGACTAATAAGTGACTCaggtttggtagtgacatatggatttGGTGTAACTagtgaacccagacacggtgATGAACCTGACGGCGTCTGCGTCTGTTTTTCAACTAAAGATAAACCGAGCCCACTGTCCTGAAGTGATGGTAATCCATACCTGTCATTGCAAGAATACAAGCAATCAACCGAACCACTTCCATTTAATGCCGAATTGCAAAATTTGCtccacttcaacatttcacaccaagcctctttaATTATAGGTGCACTGgtaaacaataagaaaaaaaagaagcccatcccttcttgtccagtgtgaacagtGTGAACTGCGCGTCACATCcctggtgtgtacgtagcttaaGATTCCTTTGACATGTATGCCTGTCACACTGATGAAGCTACTTGGATGTGTGGTGAAATGTTTCAAGAAGAAAAGACCCTAAGTCTATGTCTAAGATATGGAAATACTTTAATTTGAAGTAAAGTTTTATATTaaagtttgcagattttttgAATAAGAAAAGGGATATTTAAAGATTACGTTTAATATAATCCATGTATTTACCAAACCTGGTGAGTCCCTTGCGAGATttatggggttgctggagcctgtcccaactattgttgggcaaaggcggggtacactctCAACAGGTCATTGAATATAATGGTAGTTTTATCTTATTGTAATTCTATCATGCATTGGTAAAGTAAGGCAAATATATTCTgatcatttctttcattttaaatatattaaggTTCATCAATCTTGGTCAACCCATTAGAAATGTTAGAGTGCTGCTGTAAGATGATACTAAATGAGGGCTTATGTGGACTATCCCTACCTGTTTCGTAGAGTCTTGCATTGCTTTGACGAACTGAAGCGAGTCTGCCGTGGTGGAACGGATGGCATCTGTTCGCCCATATTTAAACATTCTGAGCGATGCGCTCTCATAGGTAGGGCAGCAACTATTGTACATCCTTCAAATCAAAGACAAGAGAGATGGCGTTCACATTTTAGGGAACACATTTAACAGCAAGAGGTAGCTTCTTACCTGAAGTATGCCAGCTGCAGAGCCATTTGCACGAAGCCATCTGGACTTAGCTTATGTTGCTTTGGCaagtttttaccaaaatgaGAAAATTTGAGCACTTTCACGTCCAAGTCATGAACCATTCtaataaagcaaaaagaagGGTTTCAAAAAGACgtaattaaaagcaaaacatgatCGTCATTCTTGATGTTACACACATGTTCATGTTCTGCTTGGCTTTCTCAATGTCCCGCTTGATTTCTGGCGTGATGTTGAATCGCAGTTTCTGAGGCATGTTCAAGGGAACCATAGGAGAGCGGACTAGTTGTATGTTCTGCctgttgaaaaaatatgaaatcttTTCAACTTTATCCAAAAGCTAAGAAAACACGTCTGAATTTGATAGGATCTTACATGTATTTAACAACGTGATCGATGAGAAACACGATGGGTGGTCCCTCAGCAGGGGCGTGCTCATAAACCAGTCCACATGAACCGTCCTCCCCGACAATGAACTGAGGACGATTTTGACGAACATTCAAGTTTTCTCACAGTACCAGAGTCCTGCTGCTAAAAATGTTTCACCCGAGCTGTCACAAACAGACCTGCAACGTCTTATCAAACCAGCGATTGCCACTGTTCCAGCGAGCCCCCCCTCCGTGGAGCATCTGAGCAGCCACGCGGCTGAGGTACAGCTCGTCTGACACGCGGGGCAGCGGAGCGTCCAGACACACTGCAAAGATACTCTTCTGGATGGCACGGACCGACTCCTTATTTGTCTTATCTaggtaaaaattaaataatacatcaaaacagaaaatcttttttaatgtactttCCAAAAAAATGCAACGCTGCTCACCCTTAATTAGGTTGTTATAAGCTTTTCCCCAGGTGTTCCTGTGCTGAGATGTAAGGATGCCAATTGGTTCCTTATTAGTCTGCAGAGAAGAATTCCAGATCTTCTCCAGCTGCATGTATATCTGATCCACCGTCAGTGGTGTGCCGTCACTGTTGTAAACATCCAAGACAaaaaactgcaggaaaaaaagaaagatgtccACAGTTTTCTTCCACCGTTTGTTGGATTAAAAAACTGAGAAGTGCAACCTTGTAGCGTACCTGAAAGTTGTGGACCACTGTAATGTGAGTGGGGGGTGTCTTCCCTGCAGCGTGATTTACGACTGTATCTCTCTTTGGTCCGGGGATTCGGCAGGAAGACAGGATCTGATAGTACTGGTCCATGCAGAGAGGCTTCCCGCTCAAATACTCTACTGGCAGCGTTTCACTGAGATCACAATCATGTcgtattttcaaattaaaagttccaaactaaaaatgaacattttaaagggcACAAAGTTTGTATTGATAAAAGGTCAACTCACGAGTCAATCattcttttaaagtccaaaacTCCTGCAATCAGTTTGGCTGCAAATctgcaagaaataaaaagaagctcacataatgtgtttaattttgatatgaatttacaaacaaaaagtagaaaatgttaataaatcatTGTGAACAGACAATCTCAAGCTAATGCTATACTAGTTCAAATGCActatattttctgcactttagGGTGCACCGTCAATGACtcgtctatttttgaacttttgtcaCATATAACTGAACATTTCAGGTaagataagtctgtcagtcagtcaaactttatgttcaaagtaactctagaacttgtttgtaacatgctacacattagctatGCTAaaagcattagcatatttacaaaacctGTAACTGCCAACATTGTTTGTAACACtgagactgataccactaaaacaaatgttactctGACTAAGCTAACTCCTGACCTTGTTAGTAggacataaacaaaaacacaaatctgacaccgctacatgttagctgtgtcAGCGTATTTACAACTTGTTTGGAACTTgtacaacaaaaacagaccGACATTTTCATAGAACGCTGTGTACTTCTTCAatatcagtaaacacaaccagaattaaggcgCCATAAATTATAAGAcgcactgttgttttttgttttaattgaggcttttaagtgtaaaaaatacATCTGACTTCACATGTTAGGTAAATGAGGGATCTTATTGTGTTGTGTCTTCATGGGACCACCGAGTTCCCAGCATGCTTCATGTGTCACAGCAGTTAAAAACAGCTGAGCAATGGTATGAACGCCCAAAGAGCTTTAAATAACCCCGTCAGCTTTGGGGGGGAGACTCTGCCAGGCACAGATTGAAACTTTATATAGGAGTGTGCTTTCACTGTACCTAAAGACAAACAGGAAACAGTTCTATGACAACACTAAATCAAAAAATACTTCTTCAAATGAGTTGTCGTAACACAAGAATTAAGGCTCAGTGAGCACTTTTTCATGGTTTCTCACCTCATCTGGCCTTGTCGATCTTGAAAATGCATCCGAGGCAGGACCACTCCGGGGCTGGTGTAAACTGCTAATGGCATGCGGCAGTCCAGATACGCCGACTGCATCCACCACTCTGACAGCTACACAGACAAACagcagttttgaaaaaaaaggagcattcATGGAAAAACATAAAGCCgttttaaacattattattttatacttttttgaaTATGGTTAACAACTCCAAAAGGTTTGCTCATGTAGTCATAACTTTActgttgttgttgtcttttaattatgattataccttttttgtgcaaaaaaaatcaaaaacctgtcactttgtaggacatagtttctgcagagaggcagcagttcattagcAATTCGCCTCAAGGACTGCTGGTGCAGAgctcccccccccccatcacccGGAGTTAAGAGCTTCTTACACTCTCTCTCGCTAGCTTCTGATACCCCCAAtctaacaaaaatggcgagcaatattggagctatgccGTAAATCTTGAGCCAGACACCACCTCAAATGAAGATCTCCATGGATCTAATCGTCTACAAGTGGCAGGGTAGAGAGCTTGTGACCAGcccaaatacactttttttccaatggcattttcgtctgctcctgttTATAAATGatctgaatgaagaaatactcagaaatgctattttaaaatatgggggtcttccatcattagaaaaacagcttaaaacacTATTTCCATCTGAGACGGTCTTTAAAACATCATATTTGTCTTACCATAATGATAATTAGAAGGaaacatttaacaaatcaatTCTATAGAGTGAGTGATGTAactcgtgatttttttttttttttagcactggAGCTCCTGATACTGTATAAGAAAATAATGCTCCTCCAGAAGACAACTGGTAATTGTTTTGAGCATTTTCCAGTTGTAAATGAGTATAGTCATTTATAAACATAATTCAACAAATGTAGCAAAGATGAACTTGGTTTTTCACAAAATCcctttgcattttgtttttatgttttgcttcaATAAATACTCTCAATGTGTTTTGGAACTTGCCTTTTGTGATATACTCTCACAAACCCCAGAGTCTTTCTGTTTCACTTTGCtgttaagaaaataaacaaagcatttCTAAATCCAAACACCTACCCAGTTGTCTGTCTTCCGTGCTCGTCTCTCCAGCTCCTTCTGAAGTCTTTCGCCCACTCCGCCCTTGAGGAACTCCTGCACTAATTGTCGTGTGTGTTCCAGCTCCTCCTCACTCACAATGGGTTCCAGCATGGAGAGGTAGCGCTCACATGTTTGTTTCAGGGGTGGCACGGGCAGTTTGGGTAAACCCTCCTGATGCACGAAGGACCGCTCTGGGATCTGGGTTACAGCTCTGAGCAAGCGGCATGGATTTACAGTGCTAGGCCGCTGTTGAAAGACAGAATAGGATGAGACAAAGCAGTAGATGAAAAAACCAATATGAGCCTGAAACATCTGCTTTACTCTGGCtaaatattaggggtgtaatgatttattttaacaatgattcaATCCATGTCACAATTTGAGGTTgacgatacgattcatagtcgatattgattcattttgaacgatccgattcactgatctaaaactGCTGTATATTCAttgcaatgtattttttatatctatGCTTATTTtatggcatgaataaaaacaaaaatataaaaagaaactagcattttctaagcatgtgaaattatttttttacatttgacagaatcCCGTatgttttcctttcaaaataaaagaccagatCATCCCAGAGCAACTCTGGacagataatatgtgctttaaactcataaaagatcagactttttaccaaattttGGCTTATGCTTAGTATTTGAAGtctgtattattttttcaagttttcaagtaccgtacttgaaaaaaaaaaactttcgtTTTTCCTTTAGCCAAAGAGCCACTATGAAGAGGTTAAAGAGCCACAAGAGGCCCGTGAGCCGGAGTTTGCAGGTCCCTGGTCTATAcataatgacagaaaatgtcacgactttcttttagcattttcaagTCAAGTAGCCAAAATTTGATTCAACAGCAGAATCTTATTTGTCATagggtggattttattttgaaagtgctgctgtcaaaagtaaagaagtCAATGTTGCTGTTTGAAGAAAACATAACCTTGTTATAATTccattattgtaaatattcagaag from Oryzias melastigma strain HK-1 linkage group LG9, ASM292280v2, whole genome shotgun sequence encodes the following:
- the zgc:154046 gene encoding carnitine O-acetyltransferase isoform X1; the protein is MLGFFVRAVQRPSTVNPCRLLRAVTQIPERSFVHQEGLPKLPVPPLKQTCERYLSMLEPIVSEEELEHTRQLVQEFLKGGVGERLQKELERRARKTDNWLSEWWMQSAYLDCRMPLAVYTSPGVVLPRMHFQDRQGQMRFAAKLIAGVLDFKRMIDSETLPVEYLSGKPLCMDQYYQILSSCRIPGPKRDTVVNHAAGKTPPTHITVVHNFQFFVLDVYNSDGTPLTVDQIYMQLEKIWNSSLQTNKEPIGILTSQHRNTWGKAYNNLIKDKTNKESVRAIQKSIFAVCLDAPLPRVSDELYLSRVAAQMLHGGGARWNSGNRWFDKTLQFIVGEDGSCGLVYEHAPAEGPPIVFLIDHVVKYMQNIQLVRSPMVPLNMPQKLRFNITPEIKRDIEKAKQNMNIMVHDLDVKVLKFSHFGKNLPKQHKLSPDGFVQMALQLAYFRMYNSCCPTYESASLRMFKYGRTDAIRSTTADSLQFVKAMQDSTKQNKEKLATLQKAVQTHKENTYNAVHGQAIDRHLLGLKMQSITDLTSMPEIFMDTSYAVANHFNLSTSQVGSKTDCVMCFGPVVPDGYGVCYNPMDEHINIAITAFNSCEETNAATFAQAVEDSLLDMRALLEDAAVTRQ
- the zgc:154046 gene encoding carnitine O-acetyltransferase isoform X2: MLGFFVRAVRPSTVNPCRLLRAVTQIPERSFVHQEGLPKLPVPPLKQTCERYLSMLEPIVSEEELEHTRQLVQEFLKGGVGERLQKELERRARKTDNWLSEWWMQSAYLDCRMPLAVYTSPGVVLPRMHFQDRQGQMRFAAKLIAGVLDFKRMIDSETLPVEYLSGKPLCMDQYYQILSSCRIPGPKRDTVVNHAAGKTPPTHITVVHNFQFFVLDVYNSDGTPLTVDQIYMQLEKIWNSSLQTNKEPIGILTSQHRNTWGKAYNNLIKDKTNKESVRAIQKSIFAVCLDAPLPRVSDELYLSRVAAQMLHGGGARWNSGNRWFDKTLQFIVGEDGSCGLVYEHAPAEGPPIVFLIDHVVKYMQNIQLVRSPMVPLNMPQKLRFNITPEIKRDIEKAKQNMNIMVHDLDVKVLKFSHFGKNLPKQHKLSPDGFVQMALQLAYFRMYNSCCPTYESASLRMFKYGRTDAIRSTTADSLQFVKAMQDSTKQNKEKLATLQKAVQTHKENTYNAVHGQAIDRHLLGLKMQSITDLTSMPEIFMDTSYAVANHFNLSTSQVGSKTDCVMCFGPVVPDGYGVCYNPMDEHINIAITAFNSCEETNAATFAQAVEDSLLDMRALLEDAAVTRQ